In Cyprinus carpio isolate SPL01 chromosome A1, ASM1834038v1, whole genome shotgun sequence, the following proteins share a genomic window:
- the LOC109082629 gene encoding uncharacterized protein LOC109082629 isoform X2: protein MDCIQFENGDATAETEGTVNTGKDDTNEGKEKHDGTEVRVHKASLEPSVLSTIRKEIHYFAGHEISIWESLDSFGSVIWPAALALCQYLESNKATVDLVDKAVLEIGAGTGLVSIVASLLGAWVTATDLPEVLGNLRCNLSRNTRGHCRYTPQVAELSWGYELNKTFPHSVYRYDYILAADVVYHHDYLAELLATMRFFCQQGTTLIWANKTRFDSDLVFEENFKKTFNATLLADNGEVKIYSATRRVESRLVMSEETKGVAKKGVDEYETVNKKTKKEMNEGKIKQTEQKFVQQDQEYEKKDEQFREEQATGYVDVDNQEETLKLEDGNLNKIKDEEDNTILETEPEGSGDEDSDGCCEMDSKFVEQKSERNPENYKQEEYKRSWAPTIYYRPWKEVHNFLGQEITIQESIDSYGATIWPAALALCRFLETPQGRQHIDLLDKSVLELGAGTGLLSVVITLLGAKLTATDLPEILSNLRYNLNKNTRGRRRHEPLVAELYWGHKLDETYPRSTHQYDYVLATDVVYHHDFLAELLVTMRHFCQQGTTLVWANKVRYASDLDFINNFLRYFEITLLEELDDVKIYVATSKTPEQEGDHVQEMNKEEEDNDKLESSKQYAVEQNSTSETGNKCGRSGTSGV, encoded by the exons ATGGATTGCATTCAGTTTGAAAATGGAGATGCCACAGCGGAGACGGAGGGGACTGTGAACACTGGGAAAGATGATACAAATGAAGGCAAAGAAAAGCATGATg GAACTGAAGTCCGTGTACATAAGGCATCCTTGGAGCCCAGTGTGCTTTCCACCATTAGAAAGGAGATCCATTATTTTGCCGGGCATGAGATCAGCATATGGGAGTCTCTCGATTCATTTGGTTCTGTCATCTGGCCAGCA GCTCTGGCTCTGTGTCAATACCTTGAGTCCAATAAAGCAACAGTTGATCTTGTTGACAAAGCAGTGCTAGAAATTGGAGCCGGCACAGGTCTTGTGTCCATCGTGGCCAGTCTGTTGG GTGCTTGGGTGACAGCAACTGACCTGCCTGAAGTCCTCGGGAACTTGAGATGCAACCTGTCCAGAAACACACGGGGCCATTGCAGATACACGCCGCAGGTGGCGGAGCTCTCTTGGGGTTATGAACTCAATAAGACTTTCCCTCATTCAGTGTACAGATACGACTACATATTAGCAGCTGATGTTGTCTATCATCATGACTACTTAGCAGAATTACTGGCCACTATGCGCTTCTTCTGCCAGCAGGGCACAACCCTCATATGGGCCAACAAGACCCGCTTTGATTCTGATCTGGTGTTTGAGGAGAACTTCAAAAAAACGTTCAACGCCACCCTGCTGGCAGACAACGGAGAGGTCAAGATTTACTCTGCCACCAGGAGAGTAGAAAGTAGACTAGTGATGTCAGAAGAGACTAAAGGGGTTGCGAAGAAAGGAGTGGATGAGTATGAAACAGTcaataaaaagacaaagaaagagatgAACGAAGGAAAGATCAAACAGACAGAACAAAAGTTTGTACAACAGGATCAAGAATATGAAAAGAAAGATGAACAATTTAGAGAAGAACAGGCTACAGGGTATGTTGATGTGGACAACCAGGAGGAAACATTAAAGTTGGAGGATGGAAATTTGAACAAAATCAAAGATGAGGAGGACAACACAATCCTTGAAACTGAACCTGAGGGTAGTGGAGATGAAGACAGTGACGGCTGCTGTGAGATGGATTCAAAATTTGTAGAGCAGAAATCTG aaagaAACCCAGAAAATTATAAACAAGAGGAGTACAAGAGATCATGGGCACCAACTATTTACTACAGACCATGGAAAGAAGTTCACAATTTTTTGGGCCAGGAAATTACAATTCAGGAGTCCATTGATTCTTACGGAGCTACTATATGGCCAGCG GCACTTGCACTTTGCCGATTCTTGGAAACACCTCAGGGTCGTCAACACATTGATTTACTCGACAAATCAGTTCTTGAACTTGGGGCTGGAACCGGCTTACTTTCAGTTGTCATCACGTTATTGG GTGCCAAACTAACAGCCACAGATTTACCCGAGATTCTAAGTAATCTGAGATACAATCTCAACAAGAACACGAGAGGCAGACGGAGACATGAGCCCCTGGTAGCAGAACTCTACTGGGGTCACAAGCTGGATGAGACCTACCCCAGATCCACACACCAATATGATTACGTGTTGGCGACTGATGTGGTCTATCACCACGACTTCCTGGCCGAGCTGCTGGTCACTATGCGTCACTTTTGCCAGCAGGGAACTACTCTAGTCTGGGCAAACAAGGTTCGCTATGCCTCAGATCTGGACTTCATCAACAACTTTCTTAGATATTTTGAAATTACACTCCTTGAAGAGCTGGATGATGTGAAGATTTATGTAGCAACCAGCAAGACACCAGAGCAGGAAGGTGACCATGTTCAAGAGATGAACAAGGAAGAGGAGGACAATGATAAACTTGAGTCAAGCAAACAGTATGCTGTGGAACAGAACTCTACAAGCGAGACAGGAAACAAATGCGGAAGAAGTGGAACATCTGGAGTGTGA
- the mettl21e gene encoding methyltransferase like 21e yields MRRHFRASLIKTEAWEGYEFADMEIKITESTDCYGAVLWPSAMVLCHFLDTHREEYNLMDKNIIELGAGTGLVTIVTSLLGAKVTSTDLPDVLSNLRHNVNRNTRGRCRHEPCVTELSWGQLEERFPCTTCQVYADPYLHKLMETFMHLSSDDTIILWAMRFRLDPENSFVDTF; encoded by the exons ATGAGGCGACACTTTCGTGCGTCGCTGATCAAAACTGAAGCATGGGAAGGATATGAGTTTGCAGACATGGAGATCAAAATCACAGAGTCGACGGACTGTTACGGGGCTGTTCTGTGGCCCTCA GCCATGGTGCTGTGTCATTTCCTCGACACTCACCGTGAGGAATATAACCTGATGGACAAGAACATCATTGAGCTGGGTGCTGGAACGGGTCTTGTTACCATAGTAACCAGCCTCCTGG GTGCAAAGGTGACGTCAACAGACCTGCCAGATGTCCTGAGTAACCTGAGACACAATGTGAACCGCAACACCAGAGGGCGCTGCAGGCACGAGCCATGCGTAACCGAGCTCAGTTGGGGACAGCTGGAGGAAAGATTCCCGTGCACAACCTGTCAGGTGTACGCGGATCCCTACCTCCACAAGCTCATGGAGACCTTCATGCACTTGAGCTCAGACGACACCATCATTCTGTGGGCAATGCGGTTCCGTCTGGATCCAGAGAACAGCTTCGTGGACACATTTTAG
- the ercc5 gene encoding DNA excision repair protein ERCC-5 homolog, with product MGVHGLWKLLESTGKPVNPETLEGKILAVDISIWLNQAVKGVRDRDGNAVQNAHLLTLFHRLCKLLFFRIRPVFVYDGDAPLLKKQTLAIRRQRREEMSRESKQTNEKLLRTFLKRQAIKAALGDQSQEAIPSLSSVRRDEQDDMYILPALPPDEDREKSSSEDERDGDESLQTYSRFQEEVYDNPNSVDINSEEFSLMPPEIKHEILKEMKEFSKRRRTLFHKPPERSGEFSQYQLAGLLQRNKLNQRLEGVEQEMNQRSSGGVEQPYGQNKDHDMEIRRLVSEDSSHYILIKGSQKKASNPDSRPAPTLWSSCPWEPKGRPKGKPEPLWQPVREDDENKASSSTSCAEEEPLASGGAPPSPRSLQAIQSAMMDSSSEEEAVATRGQRTAGSEDEDGRVSPRTLQAIQSAMMDPADVHKRRTYVITSSSEDEDEAVVLDRSVVNEVTGVGGVSPRTLLAIQEALGDKAVEVKELRSSSDGEQTEEVPGISISSQEESSESKHQSRTLLLLGSAVSERREETHGLQDAAVQLPLKQRHLSASSDDKPVNADRTDQMEDNKVKSEDDEESSSEESFIEVSDAEEPSETEESHVKAEADESPSEERAEERAEEEESRKEESSVQSPDKNEEVNKSIDETPPAASEWDHIDTEELLQLDRELQCEQMSLREQQQQQERSSTTVTGQMCQESQELLRLFGVPFIVAPMEAEAQCAALDHLDQTHGTITDDSDIWLFGGRQVYKNFFNQNKYVEHYQSVDMQNQLGLDRTKLINLAYLLGSDYTEGIPGVGYVTGMEILNEFPGAGLEPLVQLSEWWTEAQENKKLAANPKDTKVKKKLRKLQLHPGFPNPAVAEAYLQPTVDQSDASFSWGHPHLELIKEFCQSRFGWSSRKTEETLQPVLKQLQSQQTQLRIDSFFRLEQQERQSIHSQRLRRAVTCLKRKDREEEEEEEESSPSKKGRNGASQPDEAPATAGPLAGGFIGSVCHLDSPEDTLDETRGGVMSMMSSRVESSSSSSEDDAEYGKGVAMVTARSVFEGKTRGRGKRGGKGRSQNRL from the exons ATGGGGGTTCATGGACTGTGGAAACTCTTGGAGAGCACCGGAAAACCTGTCAATCCAGAAACACTAGAGGGGAAGATCTTAGCTGTTG ATATCAGTATCTGGCTGAATCAGGCGGTCAAAGGTGTGCGGGATCGCGATGGGAATGCGGTTCAGAACGCCCATCTCCTCACACTCTTCCATCGGCTCTGTAAGCTGCTGTTCTTCCGCATCAGACCCGTGTTTGTGTACGATGGAGACGCaccgctgctcaagaaacagacGCTG GCCATCAGGAGACAGCGGAGGGAGGAAATGAGCCGTGAGTCCAAACAGACCAATGAGAAGCTCCTCCGGACGTTCCTGAAGAGACAGGCCATCAAAGCCGCTTTAGGGGATCAAAG TCAAGAGGCGATTCCCAGCCTGTCGTCTGTGAGACGAGATGAGCAAGACGACATGTACATTCTGCCTGCACTTCCTCCTGATGAGGACAGAGAAAAGAGCAG TTCAGAGGACGAAAGAGATGGAGACGAATCACTGCAGACCTACAGCAGATTCCAG GAAGAGGTCTATGACAACCCTAACTCTGTAGACATCAACTCTGAGGAGTTTTCCCTCATGCCACCGGAGATCAAGCACGAAATCTTAAAAGAAATGAAGGAATTCAGCAAGAGGCGACGCACGCTGTTCCACAAACCCCCAGAG AGGTCAGGTGAGTTCTCGCAGTATCAGTTGGCGGGTCTCCTGCAGAGGAACAAACTCAACCAGCGTCTGGAAGGAGTGGAGCAGGAGATGAACCAGCGCAGCTCGGGAGGAGTGGAGCAGCCGTACGGCCAGAACAAAGACCATGACATGGAGATCCGCCGTCTGGTGTCAGAGGACTCGTCACACTACATCCTCATCAAAG GGTCTCAGAAGAAAGCCAGCAATCCAGACAGTCGTCCGGCTCCAACGCTGTGGTCCAGCTGTCCATGGGAACCTAAAGGGAGGCCTAAAGGGAAGCCTGAGCCCTTGTGGCAACCTGTGAGAGAGGATGATGAGAACAAGGCATCCTCCTCCACATCCTGTGCTGAGGAGGAGCCGCTGGCGTCAGGTGGAGCACCTCCCTCTCCTCGCTCCCTACAGGCCATCCAGAGTGCCATGATGGACAGCAGCTCTGAAGAAGAAGCCGTGGCCACGAGAGGACAAAGGACGGCAGGATCTGAAGATGAAGATGGACGCGTGTCGCCTCGAACTCTACAGGCCATCCAGAGCGCCATGATGGATCCCGCAGATGTCCACAAACGCAGGACGTACGTCATCACAAGCAGCTCGGAGGACGAGGATGAAGCTGTGGTTCTTGACAGAAGCGTTGTCAATGAGGTGACTGGAGTTGGAGGCGTTTCTCCCAGGACTCTGTTAGCCATACAGGAAGCTCTAGGAGACAAAGCTGTGGAGGTAAAGGAGCTGAGGAGCAGCTCTGATGGAGAGCAGACAGAGGAGGTTCCTGGAATCAGCATTTCCTCACAGGAAGAGTCTTCAGAATCCAAGCATCAGTCCAGAACGCTGCTTCTTCTTGGTTCAGCAGTATCTGAAAGGCGAGAGGAGACGCATGGGCTACAAGATGCTGCGGTACAACTTCCTCTAAAGCAAAGACACCTGAGTGCTTCCTCTGATGACAAACCTGTGAATGCAGACCGAACAGATCAGATGGAGGACAACAAAGTGAAAAGTGAAGATGATGAGGAAAGCAGCTCAGAAG AGAGTTTTATTGAGGTGTCTGATGCAGAGGAACCATCTGAAACAGAAGAATCTCACGTCAAAGCAGAAGCCGATGAAAGCCCCTCAGAagagagagcagaggagagagcagaggaagaggagagcAGAAAGGAAGAGTCCAGCGTCCAGAGCCCGGATAAGAATGAGGAAGTCAACAAGTCCATAGATGAAACTCCTCCTGCTGCAAGCGAGTGGGATCACATTGACACG GAGGAGCTGCTGCAGCTGGACAGAGAACTGCAGTGTGAGCAAATGAGCTtgagagagcagcagcagcagcaggagcgcAGCAGCACCACGGTCACCGGACAGATGTGCCAGGAGAGCCAG GAGCTGTTGCGTTTGTTTGGTGTGCCGTTCATCGTGGCTCCAATGGAGGCTGAAGCCCAATGTGCAGCGCTGGACCATCTGGACCAAACGCACGGCACCATCACCGACGACAGCGACATCTGGCTCTTCGGCGGTCGTCAAGTCTACAAGAACTTCTTCAACCAGAACAAATACGTGGAGCATTACCAGTCTGTGGACATGCAGAACCAACTAG GCCTGGACAGGACCAAACTGATCAATCTGGCATATCTGTTGGGCAGTGATTACACTGAAGGCATTCCAGGAGTAGGATACGTTACTGGGATGGAGATCCTCAACGAGTTTCCTGGTGCTGGTTTAGAGCCTCTTGTTCAACTCAG TGAGTGGTGGACTGAAGCACAGGAGAATAAAAAGTTGGCTGCCAATCCCAAAGACACAAAGGTGAAGAAGAAACTGAGGAAACTTCAGCTTCATCCTGGTTTCCCGAACCCTGCTGTGGCTGAAGCTTACCTGCAGCCCACCGTCGACCAATCAGATGCCTCGTTCAGCTGGGGCCACCCACACCTGGAGCTCATCAAAGA ATTCTGTCAGAGCCGCTTCGGATGGAGCAGCAGAAAAACTGAAGAAACGCTACAGCCAGTGCTAAAGCAGCTTCAGTCTCAACAG ACGCAGCTGCGCATCGATTCATTCTTTCGTCTGGAGCAGCAGGAGAGGCAGTCCATCCACAGCCAGCGTCTGCGCAGAGCCGTCACCTGCCTCAAGAGAAAAGatagagaggaggaagaggaggaggaagaaagcTCTCCGTCTAAGAAGGGCAGGAACGGGGCCTCACAGCCGGACGAGGCCCCTGCTACCGCAGGGCCGTTAGCGGGAGGATTCATAGGGTCAGTGTGTCACCTGGACTCACCTGAAGACACACTGGATGAGACGAGAGGCGGAGTCATGTCGATGATGTCATCAAGGGTGGAATCAAGCAGCTCCAGCTCAGAGGATGATGCTGAATATGGGAAGGGGGTCGCTATGGTTACAGCACGTTCTGTGTTTGAGGGGAAAACAAGAGGAAGAGGGAAACGAGGAGGAAAAGGAAGGAGCCAAAACAGATTATGA
- the LOC109082629 gene encoding uncharacterized protein LOC109082629 isoform X1 → MDCIQFENGDATAETEGTVNTGKDDTNEGKEKHDAGTEVRVHKASLEPSVLSTIRKEIHYFAGHEISIWESLDSFGSVIWPAALALCQYLESNKATVDLVDKAVLEIGAGTGLVSIVASLLGAWVTATDLPEVLGNLRCNLSRNTRGHCRYTPQVAELSWGYELNKTFPHSVYRYDYILAADVVYHHDYLAELLATMRFFCQQGTTLIWANKTRFDSDLVFEENFKKTFNATLLADNGEVKIYSATRRVESRLVMSEETKGVAKKGVDEYETVNKKTKKEMNEGKIKQTEQKFVQQDQEYEKKDEQFREEQATGYVDVDNQEETLKLEDGNLNKIKDEEDNTILETEPEGSGDEDSDGCCEMDSKFVEQKSERNPENYKQEEYKRSWAPTIYYRPWKEVHNFLGQEITIQESIDSYGATIWPAALALCRFLETPQGRQHIDLLDKSVLELGAGTGLLSVVITLLGAKLTATDLPEILSNLRYNLNKNTRGRRRHEPLVAELYWGHKLDETYPRSTHQYDYVLATDVVYHHDFLAELLVTMRHFCQQGTTLVWANKVRYASDLDFINNFLRYFEITLLEELDDVKIYVATSKTPEQEGDHVQEMNKEEEDNDKLESSKQYAVEQNSTSETGNKCGRSGTSGV, encoded by the exons ATGGATTGCATTCAGTTTGAAAATGGAGATGCCACAGCGGAGACGGAGGGGACTGTGAACACTGGGAAAGATGATACAAATGAAGGCAAAGAAAAGCATGATg CAGGAACTGAAGTCCGTGTACATAAGGCATCCTTGGAGCCCAGTGTGCTTTCCACCATTAGAAAGGAGATCCATTATTTTGCCGGGCATGAGATCAGCATATGGGAGTCTCTCGATTCATTTGGTTCTGTCATCTGGCCAGCA GCTCTGGCTCTGTGTCAATACCTTGAGTCCAATAAAGCAACAGTTGATCTTGTTGACAAAGCAGTGCTAGAAATTGGAGCCGGCACAGGTCTTGTGTCCATCGTGGCCAGTCTGTTGG GTGCTTGGGTGACAGCAACTGACCTGCCTGAAGTCCTCGGGAACTTGAGATGCAACCTGTCCAGAAACACACGGGGCCATTGCAGATACACGCCGCAGGTGGCGGAGCTCTCTTGGGGTTATGAACTCAATAAGACTTTCCCTCATTCAGTGTACAGATACGACTACATATTAGCAGCTGATGTTGTCTATCATCATGACTACTTAGCAGAATTACTGGCCACTATGCGCTTCTTCTGCCAGCAGGGCACAACCCTCATATGGGCCAACAAGACCCGCTTTGATTCTGATCTGGTGTTTGAGGAGAACTTCAAAAAAACGTTCAACGCCACCCTGCTGGCAGACAACGGAGAGGTCAAGATTTACTCTGCCACCAGGAGAGTAGAAAGTAGACTAGTGATGTCAGAAGAGACTAAAGGGGTTGCGAAGAAAGGAGTGGATGAGTATGAAACAGTcaataaaaagacaaagaaagagatgAACGAAGGAAAGATCAAACAGACAGAACAAAAGTTTGTACAACAGGATCAAGAATATGAAAAGAAAGATGAACAATTTAGAGAAGAACAGGCTACAGGGTATGTTGATGTGGACAACCAGGAGGAAACATTAAAGTTGGAGGATGGAAATTTGAACAAAATCAAAGATGAGGAGGACAACACAATCCTTGAAACTGAACCTGAGGGTAGTGGAGATGAAGACAGTGACGGCTGCTGTGAGATGGATTCAAAATTTGTAGAGCAGAAATCTG aaagaAACCCAGAAAATTATAAACAAGAGGAGTACAAGAGATCATGGGCACCAACTATTTACTACAGACCATGGAAAGAAGTTCACAATTTTTTGGGCCAGGAAATTACAATTCAGGAGTCCATTGATTCTTACGGAGCTACTATATGGCCAGCG GCACTTGCACTTTGCCGATTCTTGGAAACACCTCAGGGTCGTCAACACATTGATTTACTCGACAAATCAGTTCTTGAACTTGGGGCTGGAACCGGCTTACTTTCAGTTGTCATCACGTTATTGG GTGCCAAACTAACAGCCACAGATTTACCCGAGATTCTAAGTAATCTGAGATACAATCTCAACAAGAACACGAGAGGCAGACGGAGACATGAGCCCCTGGTAGCAGAACTCTACTGGGGTCACAAGCTGGATGAGACCTACCCCAGATCCACACACCAATATGATTACGTGTTGGCGACTGATGTGGTCTATCACCACGACTTCCTGGCCGAGCTGCTGGTCACTATGCGTCACTTTTGCCAGCAGGGAACTACTCTAGTCTGGGCAAACAAGGTTCGCTATGCCTCAGATCTGGACTTCATCAACAACTTTCTTAGATATTTTGAAATTACACTCCTTGAAGAGCTGGATGATGTGAAGATTTATGTAGCAACCAGCAAGACACCAGAGCAGGAAGGTGACCATGTTCAAGAGATGAACAAGGAAGAGGAGGACAATGATAAACTTGAGTCAAGCAAACAGTATGCTGTGGAACAGAACTCTACAAGCGAGACAGGAAACAAATGCGGAAGAAGTGGAACATCTGGAGTGTGA